One Aegilops tauschii subsp. strangulata cultivar AL8/78 chromosome 2, Aet v6.0, whole genome shotgun sequence genomic window, ACCTCTCCCTCGCGCCGGTGGCCAGCTGCTTCGCCGTCATCTTGAAGGACATGCCTTTCAGGCCGAGGGACCTGAGCACGACGTGCAGCACCGCCGTCGGGTACACGCCTGTCGCACAGATCATGTAGAACTGCTCGTTGCGGAACCAGTCGAGCAACGTGAGCCCCGCCCACACGATCTCCACCATGCCGATCACCTCGTTCgagacgatgatgatgaggacgtACATCACGTACGTCGGGTAGGGCTTCTGGATGTAGAACTGGCCGTTGAAGACCCACATCAGCGGCAGGAGGTGGTAGCAGACGACGAAGAGCGCCGAGAGCGGGTAGAAGGTCATGTTGGTGTAGGCGACGCGCTGCATGGGGTGGAGCCGACGGCCGGCGAGGAGCGGGCAGAAGCGGGAGAAGAACACCTCCAAGGAGCCCCCCGACCAGCGCAGGATCTGGTACATGCGCTCCGTCATGTTGATCGGGGCCGTGCCGCAGAACGCGGGGGGCTCCATGTCGCAGTACATGGACCGCCACCCCGTCCGATGCAGCCGGAAGCCGGTAACCGCATCCTCCGTCGCCATGTCGTACACCCACCCGACGCCATCGCCCCACTCCGTCCCGTCCTCGTACGCGCACGTCATGACGTCGGCCAGCTCCGTCGTTGCCGGCTCGTCAAGCGACACCGGCGACATGACGGACCGTTCCTGGTTCGCGGCCACCGGTATGGAGTTGATGAACGTCATCGACTTGCCGAATTTGTTGGGGTTCTCCAGCACCTTGACGTCGTCCGGGCGCCAGCGAGGCGGGTCGGCGCCGTAGAGCGCGACGCGGCGGAACATGCTGCCGGTGCCGACGTAGGAGGGCCCCTGGATGCCGTTCATGCCAAGCATGGTGGCGTCGAAGAACATGCGGTTGTGGTTGGCGTAGCGGTCCGTCGGGTCGACGTCGTCGAAGCGCTGCGGGAACTGGACGAAGGCCACGTTGTCGCCGTCGCGCCGGTCCATCATGAAGCACATGGCGGCGCGGAAGGCCTGGGAGTTGTTGATGTAGTGGTCGCAGTCGAAGTTGATGATGAAGGGCGCGTTGGAGAGCAGGGCGGAGACGCGCAGCTGCACGTTCAGCGCGCCCGCCTTCTTCTGGTGGTCATAGCCCGGGCGCTTCTCCCGGGACACGTACACCAGCATCGGCAGGCGCACGTCGACGGCGCTGAAATCCAGCGGACTGTGGTCGGAGCTTGCTGGCTCGCCGAGCTGAGGCTCGCTGCTTGGCTGGGACAACATAACCTGTTGAACAATCATGTCAGCGGCGACGAAATCACCATATTTGGTTTGTTCCCCAAATTCAAATTTGTACCTGAATAATTCCAGCGTGATCTCCTTTCCGGTGACCTTCAGCCGGCTCAGTCCATGTGCCAGGCCACTGTGTCCCGTCTGCCATCCAAGTCGCCTTCCCTCCTCCTCCTTTGGCGTCTTCACGGCCGTGCGCCTCTGACCGTTGCGGGATGAGAGTAAACAGTGCGTCCAGGCGCGTCTTGAACTCCTCATACTCCCTCCGCAAACGCCCATGATCATCGAGGAACTCTTCAGGCAAATTCCCCATGTACGGGCGGATCTTCACCCCGAAGTAGCTCTCCGGCGCCCTTGGTTCAACGTGATGCTTCCGGCAGAACGGAACCCACAGCGCGGCGAACTTGGCGGTCTCGACCAGCCCGTCGTAGTGGAGCAGTGAACCGCCGTCGTCCGAGAGGTAGGTGGCGTACTTGTCGACCGGGTAGTCGGTGGCGAGGATGGAGAGGATGGAGTTCATGGTGTGGAGCATGGGCTCCTCCACGGGGTCGACGGTGCTGATGAACACGTCCAGGACGGGGAGGTTGGAGCCGCCGTCGGGCAGGTCGAACTGCTGTCTCAGGAGGGGGATTGTGGGGATGCATATGGTGGGGTTGAGCTTCGGGACCTGGTTTAGCCACCAGCTCAGGCCGAACCAGAAATCTCCGACGACCGAGATCCACCACAGCCACATTGCGTCGGAATCTGGGTGCTGCACACGCCATGCGAAAAACACGATGACCGCCGTAAGTCTGGCCAAGTTCAAGAACCTGAAAGCTCAAAAAAAGAAAAGTTGAAGAACCTGTCACGCATAAATACAAAACGGATATTTGGATGTGCTAAAAGTTTCTACTTACAGAAAAAAAAAGTGCCCATGCATGTTATTTTATTATAAAAAGATGCTAATTCTTTTCAGGCAGCAAGTTGTTAAAATATAGTACTCCCTATGTAAAGAAATATGGTATTACAGTATTGACTATCTATAAATCAGTTTGGACTTTCGGAGCAGCTGGCTGGAACAATAATTCAGGGCCAGTTCTTTTGCCAGCTTAAAAAATAAGCCGCCCTTTCCGCAGCATTTTCTATAAGCCGCCTTTAGTATTCAATAGGGCATCTAGGCTAGTAATGAAATAACTAATTTAGAAGTCTCAATAAATTTAAGAAGCAGCTTATTTTTTAAACTGAGGAGAGGCAGTTTATTTTTTAAGCCGCCCAAAAGAACTGCCCCTCAATATGGTATCGAAGCCAATTGGCCTCGAGTTCAAGACCTTACCAACATAATATTAAAAAGGACTTTGCGGCCTACATCTATTGATTGCGCCTCTCCTCCAATCAGGTTTTTGGAGCAACTGACTGAAGCATGAATTCAATACAAGATTTGTTTTCCCGCTTGCATTCAAACCATCGGGAAGGGAAGACTTTCATCTCTTGTTTCTCGAGGAGTCAAGACTCATCTGACCATCTCCCAGGGACCAcccccctcccacacacacacagacacacataGTTTACCCTTGACCTTATTTGTAATCTTTTGATTTGAGCCACCGACAGTTGGGTTTCGCGGTGCTATTAGTCTAGGGGGTAGTACAGTCGCAAGAGATGGACATCACAGAAGCCTTCAATGAGGGCTCAATAAATTGGGTTTTGATAACCTATGAATTTCCTAGATGTGTGGGCTCCTTTCGCCTTTGGTACATGGGATGAGGTGGCTTCTCAAGAAAAAGGTGCTTGGTTTAGCATCGTTTGGAGCACAAAATTGTGCAGCGATGCTCTAGAATGATTTTCCTATTGGGATGGTGGCGTTTGCACAAGGTTCTTTTTCTGGCTTGAGACACCTGTAGTTAGATTTCACGAAGGAGAAGGCTATTGAGCAATACGATCTCAAGAGATCGAGTCGCTAAAGCCTTCGATGTGCCTGATTGGGCATCCCTCCTTCAGCTACTCGTAAAGTTAGGATCCAGTGACCGGTGGATCTATTGGGCTCCTTTTTGCGGGTTCCATAAGAGGTTTGGTGAACAACATCTGAGGATCTCATCACCAATAGAAAAGGATTACGGCATGGGACCCCCTCCCCCATGCTCTTTGTCATCATCATGAACGTTCAATACCATAATTGAGCACAGGGTCGAGGATGGCATACTATCTAGGCCAGCACCACATGGGCTTCGACACATGATGTCGATCTTTCTGGATGATGTCCTCACCTTCATTCCAACCCTAGCCCACCCCAGCCGCCATCCATTCCTGCCGCCACCGCCACTGGTTTGGACCTTAATCGCCCCCGGTCTGGGCTCCGCCGCCTCCCAAGAGATCGATGTTGCCGCCGTTGCCCGAGGTTCGCCGCCTTCCCGAGCTCCCACACCTCCGCCCCAAGCATTCCACGACGTCGCCACGAGCTCCCTGTGCACCGCCCGAGACCTCTTCCCTGTTGCCAAGCACCGCCACCACATCGTGTTGTCTTTGCCACCGACCTCGAGCTCATGGCAGCGACACTGCCAAAGTACCGCGACGTGAGGCTTTGGCCATGGGGCAAATGGGCGTCGGAGATTCGTAACTCGGATGCGAATGAGATAGTATGGCTTGGCACATTCGCCATCGAGGAGGAGGCAACATGCGCCTATGGCACAACCACGTTCTACTTATTTGGGAGCTGGGCGAAGCTCAACTTACGGCTGATGCCGCCTCGACGACCACCATCATGCCTTTTGTTAGGGTTGCCTCacaggccgaggaggaggagcaccGGACGGCCAAGGCAGAGCTCGCGGCCGAGCGCGCCATTGTCGCCTTCATGGTCGTGCTCTCGAGGGGGACCCGCATGTCGTCGTCGAGAACTGCGCGTTCTTCTAGTCCACGAAGGACACTCTCACGATCGAACACGATAGTCGCGAGATTGCCCACCTCGAGGCAAAGCACGAGAAGATGTTTGCTGAGCTCGCCGACAAGGAGAATGAGGAGGATGAAATGTCTTGGAGTCAGTCCATCGCCAATGACCATGAGGCCGATCCCTCGGCCGGGGGAGGGGGGGTACTCCCCGTCTCCTCCAACTCAGACTTCTCCAATCCGAGGTCGAAGAGGAGTAGATCTCCTATTTTATATCTACTAATATCTAGTTCTATTTAGAGCTGGCTCTCTTGGGCTTATGGATGACCGCCAAAATAAGAGTTGGCCCTTAGTTTATCTTGATGTCCGGTCCGCGGACGAAGAGGAGTAGAGCTCCTATTTTATATATCTGCTACTCCCTCAGTCCCATAATCTAAGGGTGTTTTTGCATATTATGAGATGAGAGAGTAGTATCTAATTTTATTTAGAGCCAATTCTCTTGGGCTTATGGATGGCTGCCAAAATAAGAGCCGGCCCTTAGTTTATCTTGATGTTGTACCTAGTTTGATGAGGTTGCAGTGTTAATGTATTAGATAATAGACTGTTTTATTTTGCGGGTAGATAATAGACTGTTTAATTATGCTATATGCATGATGCTACTATGGTACCGTTGTTTAATTATGCAATGGAttatcttttttgcaggaaattcAACGAAGTAATTTAAATTCGTGTTTGAAATGAAATTATGTACAAAAAAATTATTCGGAAAATGGACCTGATGTAAAAAAAAGTTATTTCCCGAAGAATGAACGATAAGATGGGAACTTTTCTTCTCGACTCATCCAAAAATATTTATTTGCTTTCATAATCATCACAACGACGCATATATATACCGATACAAAAAGGAAACAACCTGTAGAATTACCTGTAGGTGTTTACAAGCATGCCCTTGACCTTAAACGTGCGGTACAACAGCGGCCGGCCGTCCTCGCCGCCGCACTCCCGCGACGCCGCGATCTCCTTCTCGTCGGCGGGCACCCAGTACTTCGCCTTGGCGCCGAACACATGCCTGGCCCCCTCGCTGTTGTCGTTCGTCGCAAGCAGCGGGTCAGCGAGGCCCGCATTGCCGCCGCCGCTGGCCGCCGGCGAAACCATTGGCTCTGCCTATCTAGTCTAGCTTCTATGCATGCAGCTCGAGGAAAcagtgcgcgcgcgcgcgcgtgtgtatTGGCGCACGACGGCTATGCGAGACGCGGCCGCTATATAGGGACACGGTGCGACGGGAAAGTAAACCCAGCCAGCGGCCACCGACGCAGGGTACGCAGTGCTCGCTTCGCCATGCCCTGGGAGCTGGGAGCCTAGCTGAGTCGTGAAACTCATGAAGGGTACTGGCTGGCCGGGCCACTGGACCAATGCAACGGGAGCCGTACGCGTGGCCAATCGACGCCATTCCCTGCTAGGAAACAGCCTCGCTTGAGGAAAACGTGAGCTACGGGACAaacgccgtgtacgcatctgacGAAGACACTTGCTTTGGACAGCAGGGCGTGGGGTATTGACGTCTTGTTTGCACTTCTGTTTTGACCCGAAATAACGTGGAATAATTTGTTCTACTCGAAATGTTAAAATTCTGACGTCTAATTTTTAGCGTTTCGGAGCAATGTCTTCACGCACGATGGACCCCGTGCATGAATCGTAAAGCATTCATTTCCATGCACCCCTCCCTCTAGACGAATTACGAGCTGATGGCACTAAATGATCTGCTTAGATGACAATCTAAGTGAACACATTCGATATGGCAATTTCTGATTTTAGAGCATGTCATTTTTCATCTCTTTTTTTTTTCCGTTGGTGTAGCATGGTAATCCCTTCAGCCAACATACAAATCCTCACGATGGTAATTTTCACCATTTTTATGCAATCATGGCAAATCCTGAAAACGCACGGCGATTACTCTGCTGCGTTAATGGATTTTTCTGACAATCCTTTATACATGCAATTTTACTTTAGAACATGGCAAATCCTTACACAACATGACAAATTTATCTGTTTCCGCATAGCAATTCTGAGTGTTCGCTGGAAGTGAATTTTGAGCGAAAGAGAACGTTCGTTCATTCCTACCTGGCCGGTGGATGATCATTCGCTCGGGTTACCCCTGTATATTGACGTCCATATGTTTACAAAATAGAAGAAATATTTAGGCAAAGACAAAATAAAATATTCATTTTACTAAAATGAATTAATCCAGTTAGAGAGAGGGGTAGATGTTTATGGGAGTCTCACAGGGTTGGTCTCTGGACTCTTACAGTTTATGGATATTTCTCGGAGAGCTTTGCTGGCTACACCTACTGACTAAATCTATAGAATTAATGTTACAGGCTGGGGTGGAAAGATTTGGCCGGAAATAGGAGGGAAATGTTGGCTCACAGCCTGTAAGGATCAAGATGACgactggagggggggggggggggggggttgaataggcgttttaaaactTTTACGGACTTGTCTTTATCCTCATGCGGAATTAAACTAACAGATActtttcaagcacaaatcctaaatatactaggctcaactaagtgcaccaacaacctatgctaAACAAGATAGACACTTAAGGAAACTAGCAAGCACAAACTATATAACAGGATATGGAAATGTAGGAACAACTAAGCAATTCAActagcacaagatatatcaatatgaGCAAATATGTTATAACAGGATATGGAAATGTAGGAACAACTAAGCAATTCAActagcacaagatatatcaatatgaGCAAATATGAATTGCAGAAAGTAAAGGGTGTGGGTAtgagataaccacaagtgagtcggggacgcggatttatcccgaagttcacactcgtgagagtgctaatctccgctagagcggtgccgaagccaaagctccggggcgtcaccaagtgattcaccgtattctccttttcAGGTCACCCCCAACGAATGAGCCTCGATTCACTCAGGGTtagtcttgaaggcgaccaccacacctctaaaaacttctctGGAGCACATCACAAACacggaagcttccggaggaacttgACCACCTAG contains:
- the LOC109748246 gene encoding probable mixed-linked glucan synthase 8; this translates as MVSPAASGGGNAGLADPLLATNDNSEGARHVFGAKAKYWVPADEKEIAASRECGGEDGRPLLYRTFKVKGMLVNTYRFLNLARLTAVIVFFAWRVQHPDSDAMWLWWISVVGDFWFGLSWWLNQVPKLNPTICIPTIPLLRQQFDLPDGGSNLPVLDVFISTVDPVEEPMLHTMNSILSILATDYPVDKYATYLSDDGGSLLHYDGLVETAKFAALWVPFCRKHHVEPRAPESYFGVKIRPYMGNLPEEFLDDHGRLRREYEEFKTRLDALFTLIPQRSEAHGREDAKGGGGKATWMADGTQWPGTWTEPAEGHRKGDHAGIIQVMLSQPSSEPQLGEPASSDHSPLDFSAVDVRLPMLVYVSREKRPGYDHQKKAGALNVQLRVSALLSNAPFIINFDCDHYINNSQAFRAAMCFMMDRRDGDNVAFVQFPQRFDDVDPTDRYANHNRMFFDATMLGMNGIQGPSYVGTGSMFRRVALYGADPPRWRPDDVKVLENPNKFGKSMTFINSIPVAANQERSVMSPVSLDEPATTELADVMTCAYEDGTEWGDGVGWVYDMATEDAVTGFRLHRTGWRSMYCDMEPPAFCGTAPINMTERMYQILRWSGGSLEVFFSRFCPLLAGRRLHPMQRVAYTNMTFYPLSALFVVCYHLLPLMWVFNGQFYIQKPYPTYVMYVLIIIVSNEVIGMVEIVWAGLTLLDWFRNEQFYMICATGVYPTAVLHVVLRSLGLKGMSFKMTAKQLATGARERFAELYDVQWAPLLIPTLVVIAVNVVAIGAAVGKAITWGWSAGQVVEAASGLMFNVWILLMFYPFALGVIGRWGKRPFVLFAMFVAAFAAIAAVYVAVQAALAGNLPYFQLGHRSIGGAVSLASRRV